One Bifidobacterium angulatum DSM 20098 = JCM 7096 DNA window includes the following coding sequences:
- the ilvC gene encoding ketol-acid reductoisomerase, whose translation MAAQIWYENDGDLSVLEGKKVAIIGYGSQGHAHALNLRDSGVDVVVGLRPTSKSVEHAKEQGLEVKSVPEAAAEADVIMILAPDQYQRNIWKNDIEPNIKPGAAVAFAHGFNIHYGYIKPSEDHPVFMVAPKGPGHIVRREYVNGRGVPVVVAVEQDPRGDAWALTLAYAKALGALRAGAIKTTFKEETETDLFGEQNVLMGGVNKLVEMGFEVLTDAGYQPEIAYFEVCHELKMLVDLMNEGGLNKARWSCSDTAQYGDYTNTVINEDCRKRMEYHLGRIQDGSFAKEFIDDQDAGAPKFKALQEEYGNVRIESVGPKLRAMFSWNNGKDEDADMATFNGKIARTQVQ comes from the coding sequence ATGGCTGCACAAATCTGGTACGAGAACGACGGCGATCTCTCGGTCCTCGAAGGCAAGAAGGTTGCCATCATCGGTTACGGTTCCCAGGGTCACGCCCACGCGCTGAACCTGCGTGATTCCGGTGTGGACGTCGTCGTCGGCCTGCGCCCGACCTCCAAGTCCGTCGAGCATGCCAAGGAGCAGGGCCTGGAAGTCAAGTCCGTTCCGGAAGCCGCCGCCGAAGCCGACGTCATCATGATCCTGGCTCCCGATCAGTACCAGCGCAACATCTGGAAGAACGACATCGAGCCGAACATCAAGCCGGGCGCTGCCGTTGCCTTCGCCCACGGCTTCAACATCCACTACGGCTACATCAAGCCGAGCGAGGATCACCCGGTCTTCATGGTCGCCCCGAAGGGCCCGGGCCACATCGTGCGTCGTGAGTACGTGAACGGCCGTGGCGTGCCGGTCGTCGTGGCCGTCGAGCAGGATCCGCGCGGTGACGCATGGGCTCTGACCCTGGCTTACGCCAAGGCTCTGGGTGCCCTGCGTGCAGGCGCCATCAAGACCACCTTCAAGGAAGAGACCGAGACCGATCTGTTCGGCGAGCAGAACGTGCTCATGGGCGGCGTGAACAAGCTCGTCGAAATGGGCTTCGAGGTCCTCACCGACGCCGGCTACCAGCCGGAGATCGCCTACTTCGAGGTGTGCCACGAGCTGAAGATGCTCGTCGACCTCATGAACGAAGGCGGTCTGAACAAGGCCCGCTGGTCCTGCTCCGACACCGCTCAGTACGGCGATTACACCAACACCGTCATCAACGAGGACTGCCGCAAGCGCATGGAATACCACCTGGGCCGCATCCAGGACGGCTCCTTCGCCAAGGAGTTCATCGACGATCAGGATGCCGGCGCTCCGAAGTTCAAGGCTCTGCAGGAAGAGTACGGCAATGTGCGCATCGAGTCCGTTGGCCCGAAGCTGCGCGCCATGTTCTCTTGGAACAACGGCAAGGACGAGGACGCCGACATGGCGACCTTCAACGGCAAGATCGCTCGTACCCAGGTTCAGTGA
- a CDS encoding LacI family DNA-binding transcriptional regulator: protein MAGQKNKVTIFDVAKASGVSSSAVSYALNNKPGVSEATRAKVLKVAKGLGWRPNGAAQALARANTSRIGVVLAQEARLLSAEPYMMELLAGLGAELEQHDYSMLLRFAIGRDNEVVILKDWIATGNVDALLLVNLEMDDPRVALLNEYPEMPALALCDPSLSGGLPVMRSLDMQAVTKAVSYLHDLGHERIGRVGGPESFGHSYIRDAAFSDAAAELGVRYRCLHADYTPKGGIEATKRLLSVNPRPTAIIYDNDVMAMAGMGIAREMGFDIPGDLSIMAWDDSFMCTAVFPHLTVMGRDIVGSGHRAAQLLLKLVDGEQVGVADEYPYELRERASTGPAPASVEQR from the coding sequence ATGGCTGGTCAAAAGAACAAGGTCACCATATTCGATGTGGCCAAAGCATCTGGCGTCTCCAGCAGTGCAGTCTCCTACGCATTGAACAACAAGCCCGGCGTATCCGAAGCCACCCGAGCCAAGGTGCTGAAGGTCGCCAAGGGGCTTGGATGGAGACCCAACGGCGCCGCCCAGGCATTGGCCCGTGCGAACACCAGTCGCATCGGCGTGGTGCTGGCCCAGGAGGCGCGCCTGCTTTCCGCCGAACCGTACATGATGGAGCTGCTTGCCGGTTTGGGCGCCGAACTTGAGCAGCATGACTATTCGATGCTGCTTCGTTTCGCCATTGGGCGCGACAATGAAGTGGTGATTCTTAAGGATTGGATCGCCACCGGCAACGTGGACGCATTGCTGCTGGTCAACCTTGAAATGGACGATCCGCGTGTGGCATTGCTCAACGAGTATCCGGAGATGCCGGCGCTCGCCTTGTGCGATCCTTCGCTGTCTGGCGGATTGCCCGTTATGCGAAGCCTTGATATGCAAGCCGTCACCAAAGCGGTGTCGTATCTGCATGATCTGGGGCACGAGCGTATCGGTCGTGTCGGCGGTCCGGAAAGCTTCGGTCATTCCTATATTCGCGACGCGGCGTTCTCCGATGCCGCCGCCGAGCTCGGCGTGCGATACCGCTGCCTGCATGCCGACTACACCCCCAAGGGCGGCATCGAGGCGACCAAGCGTTTACTGTCCGTCAATCCTCGCCCCACCGCCATCATCTACGACAACGATGTTATGGCCATGGCCGGCATGGGCATCGCCAGGGAAATGGGATTCGACATCCCCGGCGATCTATCGATTATGGCGTGGGACGATTCCTTCATGTGTACTGCGGTATTCCCGCACCTGACCGTTATGGGCCGCGATATCGTCGGTTCGGGCCATCGCGCCGCCCAGCTGCTGCTCAAGCTCGTCGACGGCGAACAGGTCGGTGTGGCCGACGAATACCCGTACGAGCTGCGCGAACGCGCATCGACCGGCCCGGCTCCCGCAAGTGTCGAACAGCGGTAG
- the rpsF gene encoding 30S ribosomal protein S6: MSAHKYELMFIADPELDERGLKKLTEQYLELVTKEGGSVDEPDYWGRRKLAYEIAGKTEGNYVVVTYSAEPATSDELDRVLNLNESVIRTKILRKDAK, from the coding sequence ATGTCTGCGCACAAGTACGAACTGATGTTCATCGCCGATCCTGAGCTGGATGAGCGCGGTCTGAAGAAGCTGACCGAGCAGTATCTGGAACTCGTCACCAAGGAAGGCGGTTCTGTTGACGAACCCGATTACTGGGGCCGTCGCAAGCTTGCTTACGAAATCGCCGGCAAGACCGAGGGTAACTACGTTGTGGTGACCTACTCCGCCGAGCCTGCTACGAGCGACGAACTGGATCGTGTGCTCAACCTTAACGAATCCGTGATCCGCACGAAGATTCTTCGCAAGGACGCCAAGTAA
- a CDS encoding single-stranded DNA-binding protein — MAGETVITVVGNLTADPELRTIGSGASVCSFTIASTPRTYNRQTGQFEDGQALFMRCSAWRDLANHCAQSLSKGMRVIAQGRLQQRSYQAQDGSNRTVFEMQVDEIGPSLRYATAQVQRQSSGQGGFAGRNNGNAGYSGGASGFGGNAGGYNGGNSGFGGNSGFGGAPSAPSNPVSNQAPAADPWSNGGDGSNSFSTFGGSSDFGGGDDEPEF, encoded by the coding sequence ATGGCAGGTGAAACCGTCATCACCGTGGTGGGTAATCTCACCGCGGATCCCGAGCTGCGCACCATCGGAAGCGGCGCTTCCGTGTGCAGCTTCACCATTGCTTCGACTCCGCGCACCTATAACCGTCAGACCGGCCAGTTTGAGGACGGTCAGGCGCTGTTCATGCGCTGCAGTGCATGGCGTGACCTTGCCAACCACTGCGCGCAGAGCCTCTCGAAGGGCATGCGCGTCATCGCACAAGGCCGTTTGCAGCAGCGTTCCTATCAGGCACAGGACGGGTCCAACCGTACTGTGTTCGAGATGCAGGTCGATGAAATCGGCCCGTCGCTGCGCTACGCCACCGCACAGGTACAGCGCCAGTCGTCCGGTCAGGGCGGCTTCGCCGGCCGCAATAACGGCAACGCCGGGTACTCCGGCGGCGCCAGCGGCTTCGGCGGCAATGCAGGCGGCTACAACGGTGGTAATTCCGGCTTTGGCGGCAACTCCGGCTTCGGTGGCGCTCCGAGCGCACCGTCCAACCCGGTGTCCAATCAGGCGCCCGCTGCCGACCCGTGGAGCAACGGCGGCGACGGAAGCAACAGCTTCTCCACGTTCGGCGGCTCCTCCGATTTCGGTGGTGGCGACGACGAGCCTGAGTTCTGA
- the rpsR gene encoding 30S ribosomal protein S18, which produces MSRKRPQPPVKPFKKKPNPLKTAKVTEIDYKDVALLRKFISDRGKIRSRRITGVTVQEQREISKAIKNAREMALLPYATSGR; this is translated from the coding sequence ATGTCACGTAAGAGGCCGCAACCGCCGGTCAAGCCGTTCAAGAAGAAGCCGAACCCGCTGAAGACGGCGAAGGTCACCGAGATCGATTACAAGGACGTCGCTCTGCTGCGTAAGTTCATTTCCGATCGCGGCAAGATCCGTTCCCGTCGTATCACCGGTGTCACCGTGCAGGAACAGCGTGAGATTTCGAAGGCTATCAAGAACGCCCGCGAAATGGCTCTGCTGCCGTACGCCACCTCTGGTCGCTGA
- the rplI gene encoding 50S ribosomal protein L9, translating to MAETKVILTKTVANLGHSGDVVEVKSGFARNYLIPQGLAFAWNKGAEKQILAMKRARLAQAVATREDAVAAKAAIEGTAVEIAAKVSESGKLFGSISAEQIAIALEDKAVVDPKAIEVESIKTTGEFPAKVALHPEITASFFVKVVAE from the coding sequence ATGGCTGAAACCAAGGTTATTCTTACCAAGACCGTTGCCAACCTCGGTCACTCCGGTGATGTTGTCGAAGTGAAGTCCGGCTTCGCTCGCAACTACCTCATCCCGCAGGGCCTCGCCTTTGCCTGGAACAAGGGCGCTGAGAAGCAGATTCTCGCTATGAAGCGCGCTCGTCTGGCTCAGGCTGTCGCCACCCGTGAGGATGCCGTCGCCGCCAAGGCCGCCATCGAAGGCACTGCCGTCGAGATCGCCGCCAAGGTGTCCGAGTCCGGCAAGCTGTTCGGCAGCATCTCCGCCGAGCAGATCGCCATCGCCCTTGAGGACAAGGCCGTTGTCGACCCGAAGGCCATCGAGGTCGAGTCCATCAAGACCACCGGCGAATTCCCGGCAAAGGTCGCCCTCCACCCGGAGATCACCGCTTCCTTCTTCGTGAAGGTCGTCGCTGAGTGA
- a CDS encoding zinc-ribbon domain-containing protein — protein MRCDRCGFEWDDDDERFCSRCGAEQMPGNASAARPRFCSSCGSPIEPGMRFCSACGSPVGAEPQASQAAQPDLSAPAALVAQSVQAVPPAATVPPAQAVPSAPSDQYAPAAQSPSSGRKKTLVIAIVAVIAIVAGLVAWNFLAHTNDETPARNETMSSQGKTAKSKTSEQSKTCTTTPDASLSGVSSSGSTLIATVDFSADACDSNAWKGKDVKISIKDSDNEVIASAVYDFASKPIQFKNGETTLKMAFTTNQYWRAVSRIETGSTSMVVQKGASPNGKPATDVDGARGGANIADSDMERYAQLALSWQVSNDKSAISSLHDVPTTQLFSRKYGMEVDGKTQHYRDIYKQYLELHAKWPNAVLAWAADYDYYTRYGHEADYYVLLSGERFDSVSDARSWCSANAFGPNDCMAVQMK, from the coding sequence ATGCGATGCGATCGATGCGGTTTCGAATGGGATGATGATGACGAGCGGTTCTGCTCCCGGTGCGGTGCCGAGCAAATGCCGGGAAATGCGAGCGCAGCGAGGCCCAGATTCTGTTCGTCCTGTGGTTCCCCGATTGAGCCCGGCATGCGATTCTGCAGCGCCTGCGGTTCGCCTGTAGGCGCGGAACCGCAGGCTTCCCAAGCCGCGCAACCCGACTTGTCGGCACCAGCAGCCCTGGTCGCTCAATCCGTTCAGGCGGTTCCTCCTGCCGCAACGGTTCCGCCTGCCCAAGCCGTCCCGTCGGCTCCATCGGACCAGTATGCACCCGCCGCGCAATCCCCCTCCTCCGGTCGCAAGAAGACACTCGTCATCGCGATAGTGGCAGTGATCGCAATCGTCGCAGGTCTTGTCGCATGGAACTTCCTCGCCCACACGAACGACGAGACGCCCGCCCGCAACGAAACCATGTCGTCGCAAGGCAAAACCGCCAAATCCAAAACAAGTGAGCAAAGCAAGACCTGCACCACGACGCCCGACGCAAGTCTGAGCGGCGTCTCGTCCAGTGGAAGCACGCTGATCGCGACTGTTGATTTCTCCGCAGACGCGTGCGACAGCAATGCATGGAAGGGCAAGGACGTCAAAATCTCCATCAAGGATTCCGACAATGAGGTGATCGCGTCCGCAGTATACGATTTCGCATCCAAACCGATACAGTTCAAGAACGGCGAAACCACGCTGAAAATGGCATTCACGACGAATCAGTATTGGCGTGCCGTGAGCCGGATCGAAACCGGTTCGACCAGCATGGTGGTGCAGAAGGGTGCCTCGCCGAACGGCAAGCCGGCCACGGACGTGGACGGTGCCAGGGGTGGCGCGAATATCGCGGACTCCGACATGGAACGATACGCGCAGCTGGCGTTGAGCTGGCAGGTGTCGAACGACAAATCGGCGATCTCTTCGCTGCACGACGTGCCGACCACGCAGCTGTTCAGCAGGAAATACGGCATGGAAGTCGACGGCAAAACGCAGCATTACCGCGACATCTACAAGCAGTATCTCGAACTTCACGCCAAGTGGCCGAACGCGGTGCTGGCGTGGGCCGCGGACTACGACTACTACACACGGTACGGCCACGAGGCCGACTACTATGTGCTGCTCTCCGGCGAGCGCTTCGACTCGGTGAGTGACGCGCGGTCGTGGTGCTCGGCCAACGCGTTCGGGCCGAACGACTGCATGGCGGTGCAGATGAAGTAG
- a CDS encoding MIP/aquaporin family protein, with the protein MEYSLFTKLAAEFVGTAVLMVFGNGSVANAELKNTKGYHAGWLNIAMGYGFGVMFPVLMFGGISGAHINPAMTIAQAVNGMFPWNEVLPYIIAQLLGALAGQLIVYITYYPHYKDTEDAEAILGTFCTTDAHNDRLNYFLNEFFGTFMLVLGALCCLSLPWGKADLAAASIVVGFIVWGLVTSMGGPTGPGLNPARDLMPRLLHAILPIPNKGGSRWGEAWIPVVAPIFGAILGAFLFNVLFA; encoded by the coding sequence GTGGAATACTCACTCTTTACCAAGCTTGCCGCGGAATTCGTCGGCACCGCCGTGCTGATGGTCTTCGGCAACGGTTCGGTCGCCAACGCGGAACTGAAGAACACCAAGGGCTACCACGCCGGCTGGCTGAATATCGCCATGGGCTACGGTTTCGGCGTGATGTTCCCGGTGCTGATGTTCGGTGGCATCTCCGGCGCCCACATCAACCCGGCCATGACCATCGCCCAGGCCGTCAACGGCATGTTCCCGTGGAACGAAGTACTGCCGTACATCATCGCCCAACTGCTCGGCGCGCTCGCCGGCCAGTTGATCGTATACATCACCTACTACCCGCACTACAAGGACACTGAGGACGCCGAAGCCATCCTCGGCACTTTCTGCACCACCGACGCGCATAACGATCGCCTGAACTACTTCCTCAACGAGTTCTTCGGCACCTTCATGCTGGTGCTCGGTGCGCTGTGCTGCCTGTCTCTGCCGTGGGGCAAGGCCGACCTCGCCGCCGCGTCCATCGTGGTCGGCTTCATCGTATGGGGTCTGGTGACCTCCATGGGCGGCCCGACCGGCCCTGGCCTGAACCCGGCTCGCGATCTCATGCCGCGACTGCTGCACGCCATCCTGCCGATTCCGAACAAGGGCGGCTCCCGCTGGGGCGAAGCCTGGATTCCGGTCGTCGCTCCGATCTTCGGCGCGATTCTCGGCGCGTTCCTGTTTAACGTGCTGTTTGCCTGA
- a CDS encoding heavy metal translocating P-type ATPase: MHMAIALIAAIAVTAGIIWFFFAPRKAYRARIDGDMQEAVIEVKGGYSPSIIEAEAGIPLRLVFDRKEDGECSSHVVFSDFGIDRLLPAFRTTTLTLDPLQPGEYGFACGMNMLHGTLKVLPGKHHADSKTTVPAAPATPVVSAQASSDPAPSSEPGGSIPEADETAIQDINNAHEITTLIRRLVVAAVCTIPVFCSSMLMLYPMPAWVQLLLMLPVIGYAGLPIFRSGWAAIAHRSPEMNALVTMGTAAAFLYSLIVTFAPGILPENAREPYYEAVGVVITLMLVGQLLEAKARKGTGEAIRSLMGLQPNTACVVRDGEERNIPIDSVVVGDIIAARPGERLPVDGIVVEGDSSVDESMITGEPMPVAKTVGDEVTGATINGAGALRYRATKVGKDTVLAQIVSLVKTAQSSKAPVQRLADRISSIFVPAVVLIAVWSCALWFAFGPEPRITHALVAAVSVLLIACPCALGLATPLSVMVSTGRAAHMGVLIRSAEALEQSGHVNAVVLDKTGTITAGRPSLTDVLPLGIWRQKPDDLLALAATAEHDSEHPLAAAIIADAKQRGLLTGKSQREAFQVHAGLGITCTVDGHAVAVGNTELIDRLDVGMPSTGNEDLDAIIADMDGLAAQGKTPMLIAVDGELAGIVAVADTVKPDSAQAIAALQSHGIAVTMLTGDNETTAHAVAQQVGVDHVIAGVRPENKADEIAKLQAQGYTVAMVGDGINDAPALVRADVGFAIGTGTDVAIQSADVTVMSGSLQGLVHEIDLAHAALRNINQNLGFAFGYNTVGILIAAGALYPFTGMMLNPMIAGAAMAFSSLCVVTNASRLRLFDPAEHHDYQVKNNTQKGTIMGLFSDHKAKKACCGGHAEASEGAKDPVCGMTVNPAGAPATREYEGKTYFFCNPGCAETFDKDPAKYAA; this comes from the coding sequence ATGCATATGGCGATTGCGCTTATTGCAGCCATAGCGGTCACCGCGGGCATCATCTGGTTCTTCTTCGCGCCGCGCAAAGCGTATCGTGCGCGCATCGACGGCGATATGCAGGAAGCGGTGATCGAAGTGAAAGGCGGGTACAGTCCGTCGATCATCGAAGCCGAAGCCGGCATACCGCTTCGACTGGTATTCGACCGCAAAGAGGACGGCGAATGCTCGTCCCACGTGGTGTTCTCCGATTTCGGCATCGACCGCCTGCTACCGGCCTTCCGCACCACCACATTGACGCTCGACCCCCTGCAGCCGGGGGAGTACGGCTTCGCCTGCGGCATGAACATGCTGCACGGCACATTGAAGGTGCTTCCCGGCAAGCATCATGCGGATTCCAAGACGACAGTCCCCGCAGCACCCGCAACGCCAGTAGTCTCCGCTCAGGCATCCAGCGATCCTGCACCGTCTAGTGAGCCGGGCGGCAGCATCCCCGAAGCGGACGAAACAGCCATCCAAGACATCAACAACGCGCACGAAATCACCACGCTGATCCGCAGACTCGTGGTCGCCGCCGTATGCACCATTCCGGTATTCTGCTCATCCATGCTCATGCTGTACCCCATGCCAGCCTGGGTGCAACTGCTGCTCATGCTGCCCGTGATCGGCTACGCCGGCCTGCCGATCTTCCGCAGCGGGTGGGCGGCCATCGCGCATCGCTCGCCTGAAATGAACGCGCTGGTCACCATGGGCACAGCCGCCGCATTCCTCTATTCGCTGATCGTCACCTTCGCGCCGGGCATACTGCCGGAAAACGCGCGTGAACCCTATTACGAAGCCGTAGGCGTGGTGATCACACTGATGCTGGTGGGCCAGCTGCTCGAAGCGAAGGCACGCAAAGGCACTGGCGAGGCCATTCGTTCGCTCATGGGCCTGCAACCGAATACCGCATGCGTGGTGCGCGACGGCGAGGAACGGAACATTCCCATCGACAGCGTTGTCGTAGGCGACATCATCGCGGCACGGCCGGGGGAGCGGCTACCCGTAGACGGCATAGTCGTGGAAGGCGACTCGTCGGTCGACGAATCAATGATCACCGGCGAACCCATGCCGGTGGCCAAAACGGTGGGCGACGAAGTGACCGGCGCCACCATCAACGGTGCCGGCGCACTACGCTACCGGGCCACCAAAGTCGGCAAGGACACCGTACTCGCGCAGATCGTTTCGCTGGTGAAAACCGCACAAAGCTCGAAGGCGCCAGTGCAGCGCCTGGCCGATCGCATCAGCTCGATATTCGTGCCCGCAGTAGTGCTCATCGCCGTCTGGTCATGCGCATTATGGTTCGCATTCGGACCGGAACCACGCATCACACACGCGCTGGTCGCAGCAGTATCCGTACTGCTCATCGCCTGCCCATGCGCGCTCGGCCTGGCCACACCACTATCGGTAATGGTCTCCACAGGACGCGCGGCGCACATGGGCGTGCTGATCCGCTCCGCCGAAGCACTGGAACAATCCGGGCACGTGAACGCCGTCGTGCTCGACAAAACCGGCACCATCACCGCAGGCAGACCCTCGCTCACCGACGTGCTGCCATTGGGAATCTGGCGTCAGAAACCGGACGATCTGCTGGCGCTCGCAGCCACGGCCGAACATGACTCGGAACACCCGCTCGCCGCCGCGATCATCGCCGACGCGAAACAGCGCGGCCTGCTCACCGGCAAGTCGCAGCGCGAGGCTTTCCAAGTACACGCCGGGCTCGGCATCACCTGCACGGTCGACGGTCATGCCGTGGCCGTGGGCAACACCGAGCTCATCGACCGCCTGGACGTTGGCATGCCAAGCACCGGAAACGAGGATTTAGACGCCATCATCGCCGATATGGATGGTCTAGCGGCACAAGGCAAAACACCGATGCTCATTGCCGTCGACGGTGAACTTGCGGGCATCGTCGCCGTGGCCGATACCGTCAAACCGGATTCGGCGCAGGCCATCGCCGCACTGCAATCCCACGGCATCGCCGTCACCATGCTGACCGGCGACAACGAGACCACCGCGCACGCCGTCGCCCAGCAGGTGGGCGTGGACCATGTGATAGCCGGTGTACGCCCGGAAAACAAGGCCGACGAAATCGCCAAACTCCAGGCGCAAGGTTACACGGTGGCCATGGTGGGCGACGGCATCAACGACGCCCCGGCCTTGGTACGGGCGGATGTGGGCTTCGCCATCGGCACCGGAACCGACGTGGCCATCCAATCAGCCGACGTCACGGTGATGAGCGGCTCGCTTCAAGGCTTGGTGCACGAAATCGATCTTGCCCACGCCGCATTGCGCAATATCAACCAGAACCTGGGGTTTGCGTTCGGCTATAACACCGTGGGCATTCTGATTGCGGCAGGAGCACTCTACCCGTTCACCGGCATGATGCTCAACCCGATGATCGCCGGCGCGGCCATGGCGTTCTCATCGCTGTGCGTGGTGACGAACGCCAGCAGGCTCCGCCTGTTCGACCCGGCAGAACATCATGACTACCAAGTAAAGAACAACACACAGAAAGGAACCATCATGGGACTGTTCAGCGATCACAAAGCGAAAAAGGCCTGCTGCGGCGGGCACGCGGAAGCTTCCGAAGGCGCGAAGGACCCGGTGTGCGGCATGACGGTGAACCCGGCAGGCGCCCCGGCCACCCGCGAATACGAAGGAAAGACCTACTTCTTCTGCAACCCCGGATGCGCCGAAACCTTCGACAAGGACCCGGCGAAATACGCCGCCTGA
- the rmuC gene encoding DNA recombination protein RmuC yields MSMTWIPMVLMLLIGVAVGGVAGFSVGRTRSQEETRQPYGSNAANGGDVDSLAEQLDAARLEISQLETSRAQLRAQLDGANQQLVFVKSQLAQAQQAEQIRIEHERERAAAQAETQRQEQARRLQEQSRVIEALAPVQKNLDALQNKVAEIEEGRKREMGALGQQLKGLGEQQTRLDRETNALSSALRNNKVRGAWGEAQLRNIVESAGLLEHVDFDTQVVVTDADGHVQRPDMIIHMPGGKTIPIDAKAPYADYQRACEIPDTAPAEELARKTELLRAHAKAVREHVKTLGAKAYWNAFSDAPDFVIAFIPNESLLQAALETDPTLMDDAFAQKVALTSPITLWAVLKSVAYAWQQQSLTDDAKKLFDLSRELYERFAKLGEHATKLGTQLTRTVAAYNAFVSSLESRVLPTARKLQNLDPSTVIGEVPLLDSDKTNVTEIVAPEAAVQDGAQDGVQGDAKKSMREAY; encoded by the coding sequence ATGAGCATGACATGGATTCCAATGGTGTTGATGTTGTTGATCGGCGTGGCAGTAGGGGGCGTCGCCGGATTCAGCGTGGGCAGAACACGCAGCCAGGAGGAAACGCGCCAGCCATATGGCAGCAACGCCGCCAATGGCGGTGACGTCGATTCCCTCGCCGAACAGCTCGATGCGGCACGGCTCGAAATCTCACAGTTGGAAACCTCCCGTGCCCAACTTCGCGCCCAACTGGACGGAGCCAACCAGCAGCTCGTATTCGTCAAAAGTCAACTCGCGCAAGCACAACAGGCCGAGCAGATCCGCATCGAACACGAGCGCGAACGTGCCGCGGCACAGGCCGAAACCCAACGTCAGGAACAAGCCCGGCGCCTGCAGGAGCAAAGCCGCGTGATAGAGGCGCTCGCGCCCGTACAGAAGAATCTCGACGCATTGCAGAACAAGGTTGCCGAGATCGAAGAGGGGCGCAAACGCGAAATGGGCGCGCTCGGCCAGCAGCTCAAAGGGTTGGGCGAACAGCAGACACGTCTCGACCGAGAAACGAATGCGCTGTCTTCCGCACTGCGCAACAACAAGGTCCGCGGCGCGTGGGGCGAAGCGCAGCTGCGCAACATCGTGGAATCCGCCGGATTGTTGGAACATGTCGATTTCGATACGCAGGTAGTGGTCACCGACGCCGATGGCCATGTGCAGCGCCCAGACATGATCATCCATATGCCAGGCGGCAAAACGATTCCGATTGATGCGAAGGCCCCATACGCCGACTATCAGCGCGCGTGCGAGATCCCGGACACCGCACCGGCCGAGGAACTGGCACGGAAGACCGAATTGCTACGCGCCCACGCCAAGGCAGTGCGCGAGCATGTGAAAACCTTGGGAGCCAAAGCGTATTGGAATGCGTTCAGTGATGCGCCGGATTTCGTAATCGCATTCATCCCCAACGAATCGTTGCTGCAGGCCGCCCTGGAAACCGATCCGACACTGATGGACGATGCGTTCGCGCAAAAAGTGGCACTGACCTCGCCGATCACCCTGTGGGCCGTGCTCAAATCCGTGGCCTACGCCTGGCAGCAGCAAAGCCTGACCGACGACGCGAAAAAGCTGTTCGATCTGTCGCGCGAACTGTACGAGCGGTTCGCCAAACTCGGTGAGCATGCCACGAAACTCGGCACGCAGCTTACGCGAACCGTTGCCGCATATAACGCGTTCGTCTCCAGTCTCGAAAGCCGCGTGCTACCCACCGCCCGCAAATTGCAGAATCTTGATCCCAGCACCGTGATCGGCGAAGTGCCTTTGCTTGATTCCGACAAGACCAATGTCACTGAGATCGTCGCGCCCGAAGCCGCCGTGCAGGACGGTGCCCAGGATGGTGTTCAGGGCGATGCGAAAAAGAGTATGCGGGAAGCCTACTGA